A window of the Streptomyces albireticuli genome harbors these coding sequences:
- the efeB gene encoding iron uptake transporter deferrochelatase/peroxidase subunit — MSRRRLLGSAGAVGAAGLVVGGAGGALAAEAARGTPAELSGVGTKAVPFHGKHQAGIADPAQAHGHLLAFDLAPGADRKAAAALLRRWSATAAELTAGEPPKGDDTGIALDAGPSSLTVTFGFGRTFFDRTGLAAKRPAALEPLPVFTADALDAKRGEGDLWVQIGADDPLVAFHALRVLQKQAGDAARPRWQMNGFNRAPGATAKPMTGRNLMGQIDGTNNPKPSDPDFAARVFVPDDSGDWMAGGSYAVVRRIRMLLDSWDHLSLARQEKVIGRRKSDGAPLSGGTETTPVDLEKIGADGSLAIAGDAHIRVAAPESNRGAAMLRRAFSFHDGYRDDGAPDAGLLFIAWQADPGKGFVPVQRKLDRGDGLSRFLSHESSGLYAVPGGCAPGEYVGQRLLEG, encoded by the coding sequence ATGAGCCGGCGGCGGCTGCTCGGCTCCGCCGGGGCCGTCGGCGCGGCCGGGCTGGTCGTGGGCGGCGCCGGTGGCGCGCTCGCGGCCGAGGCCGCGCGCGGGACCCCGGCGGAGCTCTCCGGCGTCGGCACCAAGGCCGTGCCGTTCCACGGGAAACATCAGGCCGGGATCGCCGACCCCGCGCAGGCCCACGGCCACCTGCTCGCCTTCGACCTGGCGCCCGGCGCCGACCGTAAGGCCGCCGCCGCCCTGCTGCGCCGCTGGTCGGCGACGGCCGCGGAGCTGACCGCGGGCGAGCCGCCCAAGGGCGACGACACCGGCATCGCCCTCGACGCGGGCCCGTCATCCCTGACCGTCACCTTCGGCTTCGGCCGCACCTTCTTCGACCGGACCGGCCTGGCCGCGAAGCGGCCCGCCGCCCTGGAGCCGCTGCCCGTCTTCACCGCCGACGCGCTCGACGCCAAGCGCGGCGAGGGCGACCTGTGGGTGCAGATCGGCGCGGACGACCCGCTCGTCGCCTTCCACGCGCTGCGGGTGCTCCAGAAGCAGGCCGGGGACGCGGCACGGCCCCGCTGGCAGATGAACGGCTTCAACCGGGCGCCGGGCGCCACCGCGAAGCCGATGACCGGCCGCAATCTGATGGGCCAGATCGACGGCACCAACAACCCGAAGCCGTCGGACCCCGACTTCGCCGCCCGGGTCTTCGTCCCGGACGACTCCGGCGACTGGATGGCCGGCGGCTCGTACGCCGTGGTCCGGCGCATCCGGATGCTGCTCGACAGCTGGGACCACCTGTCGCTCGCGCGCCAGGAGAAGGTCATCGGCCGCCGGAAGTCCGACGGCGCGCCCCTCTCGGGCGGCACCGAGACGACCCCGGTGGACCTGGAGAAGATCGGCGCGGACGGCTCGCTGGCGATCGCGGGCGACGCGCACATCCGCGTCGCGGCCCCGGAGTCCAACCGGGGGGCCGCGATGCTGCGGCGGGCGTTCTCCTTCCACGACGGCTACCGCGACGACGGCGCCCCGGACGCGGGCCTGCTCTTCATCGCCTGGCAGGCGGACCCCGGGAAGGGCTTCGTCCCGGTGCAGCGCAAGCTGGACCGCGGCGACGGGCTCTCCCGCTTCCTCAGCCACGAGTCGAGCGGCCTGTACGCGGTCCCGGGCGGCTGCGCGCCGGGCGAGTACGTGGGGCAGCGGTTGCTGGAGGGGTGA